GAGTCTGGGCCCCATCGATTATAGGAATGCTCATGACAGTAGTTCGCAATATACGCTGGATCGCTGGCACTGGCATAGGGCTTCCCGTTCAGATCAATTCCATCAAGCTGAGAGGCGCGATAGCGCATATTTATACTAATCTCATCAGAATCTCCTTCACTCTGAAAGCCATAAAAGGCTTGCACCTGCATTCTTTCATCTACGAAAAAGGGAAGGGTCTCGAAATAAGCCCCATTGATATCCGAGTGATCCAGAAAAGGCTCCAGTCCATCCACCAGATTTCGGAAGACAAAATCCTCTACCATCTCATAGGTCTGTTCCCCGCAATGGATATAGGTGTAGTCATCCTGCACGAAGGTATTCTCAAGCGTCCGGAAGCGGTCCGCGAATTCCAGTGCAATACTAAAGGGAATCGAATCCCCCTCAAGCTGGACACGTATCGTCACAAATCCAAGCTGAAAAGGACATATGAATATATCCGTCGAGAGAATTTTAAAAAATATAGACTGCTGAGGAATCTCTAGAATACAGTCCAGATTATTGACTCTGGAAAAGCGGCGGAAAGAGTCTACATCCTTCTTGCGTGGAAAAAGAATATGTGCAGCAAACGGTAAATAGGTGCGCTCCATCCGTTCATGGGAAACACAGTGATCTTCTCCGTAATAGGCATTTTCTAACTCTTTATTATCCAGAAAAAAACGTGTGAAGCCATCATCCTGCAATTGTTGGATAAGCTTCTTAGAATCGCCCTTTTTTATTGAAAAGGGAAAAATAAACTGCATAAGCGCAGTATGTAATAAAGGCTCAGTTGAAAGCTTATCCATTCATCGTCCATCCTTGTGCTCAGAATATGCTTATAGATGACATTACCCTAAAAGGATTAGGTTGATACCATATTAACATTCTAAATACTGGAACTCTTTCTTTGCACTGCTTGTCTGGATTGGAATCTCCATGTGGCAATGCTCAGCAAGAACAAGAAGGCGGCAAAACCGGCAAGTAACCCAGCAGTTTGTGCCACTTTTAGATGGTCCATAGACCAGCCCATAAATAGGGGCAGCAGAGCTCCACCGACACCTCCAGCAGCGATCATTATGCTGGGTGTTGATTCTTCGGCTCCTGGTAGCATCTTGCTGGAGAAGACTAGAGCTATGGAGAAAATACCGGACATAAATAGCCCAAGTAGCATAATCACGATGAATGCAGCTAATCGATTATCTGTGAACGGAAAAAGAGCCAGCAGTAACAAGGTCAGTAAACAGCTACTTAAAATGTATACACGGTAAGAAATTCTCTCTGCAATCACTCCAGCAAACAATCTTCCCGTAGACATAGCTAGCCAAAAGAAAGTGACTGTCAGCGCCGCAGCAGATTCTGTCATCCCTAGCTTGGCGATAAAGATGGCGGGCATAAAGTTGACCAGACTCATCTCCGTACCTACATAGAGAAAGAAGAAAAGGATGAAGATGCCCAGCAGAATCCATTGTTTCCCTTTATACGGAAGCTGTGTGCTGGACTGCGAGGAATGTGCGGACACTGAGACTTTGCGAGGTGCTCGCTCGTCCAGTATGCGCTGTAGATTCCCAAAATGGCCTCTTCCCCAGAGAATGAGGGAAATGAATGAGAAGCCAGCGACAATTAGAAATGCCAATCTCCATGCTCCTGTAGCAATGAGCGGACTGGCGATAAGAGGCATCACGAGTGCGCCTATCCCAAATAGGACTTCTAATCGGCTCATCGCGATCGCGGTTCCTTCAATCACAGCTCCGATGATGATGGTGCCGATCACGGCTTCGATCATGCCGAAACCAAAGCCTGCTGCAACAGCGATGACATACATCCACTCCCAAGGGGGTAGAAAAGCATACGCAATCTCAGCAGTCAGGAGAAGAGCGGTGGCGATAATGATGCCTCCTCGTTTCCCAAAACGGCGATTGAGTAGGGGAGAGACAAGCACACCAGCCAAAAAACCAGCGAATTGACTAAAAATTAATTGCCCGCCGGCACTATAATTTTGGTCATAATGCTGTAGCAGAACGGGAAGAATAGATCCCAGCACTACATGAGCAAGGCCAATGACAAAGTAGGAAAGACAGCCAATCCAGATCAGTTTTTTCACGAAGTAAGCCCCTTATATTGAAAGTAGTTTATGGAGTAAGGTCGGATTCAATGTGAACCGGAAGGGTACATTATAATAAGCACCATTGTTATGATAAATCCAAACGGTGAGCTTGGATATATAAACTTTTGTTTACATGCTTGAAGGGAGAGATTTACGTAATGGATAACAAACAACTGGAACAACTCATTATTAGAGCATTGGATGACAACAAGTTCGGTTCCTTTGGTACGATCGAAGAAGGAAATAAGCCGAAAGTACGTTACATGGCCATTTTCCATGAGGGTTTGAAGATTTATTTAGCTACGAATCGCAAAACTCATAAGGTGGAGGAATTATCGAATAATCCGAATGCTTTTTTGCTGCTTGGATATGAGTCAGGCGGAAGCAAAGATGTGCTGGAGATTGAAGCCACCGTTGCCGTTTCTAAGGATGAAGGGCTGCGCACAAAGGTGTGGAACAAAGAGCTGGAGCCATGGTTTACTGGGCCTGATGACCCTAATTATGTGATTCTTGAACTTACTCCAACGCGTATTGAGTATGTTGGCAGTAATAAAGAGCACGGCGTGTGGACTCCCTAAACCAATTTAAAATCGATTCCGAAAGCCTTCCTATCCCCCACGGGTTTAGGAGGGCTTTTTTAAAAGATAAGTCCCTGAGTGACCTGTTAAAACATGTTATAATGACTTCAACTTTTTACGTAATTTCTCAGGGGAGGACTTAAAATACATGACCGTTACTCTGTTATATATTGAAGATGATCATGAAATCGGCAGCGTCGTGTCTGCGGATTTAAGTGATCGTGGCTATAGTGTACGTTGGCTGCGGAGCGGGGAGGGAGCGACGGAGGAAGCAGCGCCTTGTCATTTGGCTATTCTGGACGTTATGCTTCCGGGTTTGGATGGATTTACTGTCGGCCAACGCTTGAAGCGGGTGTACCCAAAGCTGCCGATTCTGATGCTCTCAGCCCGAACCTCGATTGATGACAAGCTGCAGGGCCTTGAGTTCGCGGACGATTATTTGACCAAGCCTTTTCATCCGGATGAATTGGCAGCCCGTATTGAGGTGCTGCTTAGACGGAATGGAGCAGCAGTGCAGGATTCACTCGCGCTTAAGCACTTAGTCGTCTATGAAGGGGATAACCGAGTGATAAATGCTCAGACACAGGAAGAAATCATGCTTACGGGTAAGCAGTTTCAGATTTTTTCTTATTTGCTGCGTCATCTTGGTCAGATTATGACGAAGGAGCAGATCTATGAAACGGTCTGGGGGGAGAGCTATATCGAAGGGGATAAAACGCTAATGGTACATATTCGGTATTTGCGCGAAAAGCTAGAACTTGATCCGGGCAATCCCGAAATTATAGAAACTGTCCGGGGGATCGGATATCGGGTAAGAGCATGAGGGGGTTAGGGCGCATTCGCAAGCAGCGTAACTCCTCTTTGCTATCGGGATATTTGCTTATTATTGTTTCTGCACTGCTTTTTATCCCTGTGGTCCTGCCGTTATCTTTTGTTCTCTACAATATGGTTAATGAAGTGACTAAAGGGGCTCCACCTGTAGACACCTCTCTGTATTCGAGTGTTGCAGCGCTGGAGACCATGTGGCATAAAGAGGCGCTTCAATTGGAAGATGCTTCTTCAGAAGGCATAAATGAGCGGCTATATGAACTGAGCCGGAAATACACTGAGGCTACTATGTTTTGGGTAGATGGGCAGGGAATGACCCAGTTGATTCTCACACCTGATGAAGGCAATCCGGACCATGGCAGCGGAGTTCCGGAGCAGTGGACGGCGGCTGAGGCTATTTTTTTTATGAAAGAAAGTACAAAGCGTGATCCTTTAGCCATCGTCGCCTTTATGGGAGACCGAGTGGATGCGGGTAAAGGCTTTATGGTAATGCAAATTCCAAACAAGCTGCTCAACAAAGGGGCTTATGGGGGAGTCGGGGCTTGGGCTTTGTATTACTTTGTGCTCTTTGTACTTTTTGGAGGGTTCGCACTGGTTTCTTTGCTGTTCTTTAGAAAAATACGCAAACGGCTGCTACAGCTACAAACGGCGATGACCATTACGGGTCCAGATAGAATGCCTAGACCTATAGCGACAGGCAAACTGGACGAGATTGGCCGATTGGAGGAAGCCTTTAATACGATGGTCGTAAAGCTTGACGAAAGTCGACGCAGGGAATTAGAAGAAGAGGAGCTGCGAAAGCGTTTAGTATCCAACCTATCTCATGATTTGCGTACGCCGCTTACAGTCATCCGCAGCCACATTCATGTAATGACTAAGGAGAGCTTAACTCCAAAAGGTCAACAGTCCCTACAGCTTATGGATGAGCGTATTGCGGATCTTAGCGTCTTGATCGAGAATCTTTTATCCTACAATTTACTGAGCAGCGGAAGGATTACCTTAAAGCCGGAACGTAAAGATGTCCTGCGTTTGTTGCGGGAAAGTGCCGCTGCTTGGTACCCCGTATGGGAAAAAGAGGGCTTCGAGATCGATATTGATCTCGAAGCTGAACCACTAATCTGGATGGTGGATGAGGTGTGGTTCCGCCGTATTCTTGATAATCTGTTTCAGAATATTGTACGTCATGCCAACAGCGGTCTTTATGTAGGGATTTCTACGGAGTCCCGTAATGGGCAACGCGTTATTTTGATAACGGATCACGGCAGAGGTATCCAGAGTCCATCCGATTACAAAGGGGCAGGATTAGGGCTGTCCATCGTGGATCTGTTAATGAAGCATATGGAGTTAGAGTGGGATATGGAGAGTACAGGAGATGGCACCTCTATTGTAATCTTCAATCCACGGGATGAAATTTAAACAAAACTTAAACTTCGTGCCGCCTTGTTCTTAACCTTGGGACGTTATGCTAATTACCGAGGTGAGGAACATGAAAGAAACAGTGATTGAAACGAAGGATTTATTAAAAAAATACCGTGGCCGGGCTGCGGTGGAAAATTTAAATTTGAACATCCGCAAGGGAGAAATCTATGGCTTTCTTGGCCCAAACGGGGCAGGGAAAACAACAACAATTCGTATGCTGCTTGGACTGATCACTCCAACATCAGGAGGGATTGAAGTATTCGGCCAGGATCTTCGCAAGCATAAACTGCAAATTTTGCGGAAGGTAGGGTCGCTTGTAGAGTCTCCATCCTATTACGGGCACTTAAGCGCTGTGGATAATCTTGAAGCCATCCGGCGTATTCTTGGTGCTCCGAAGTCACGGATTGCTGAGGTGCTTGATATTGTTTCCTTAACAGGGGAAGAGAAGCGCCCGGTTAAAGGCTTCTCCCTCGGGATGAAGCAGAGACTAGGTATCGCTGCTGCCTTGCTCGGGGAACCGGAGCTGCTTATTCTGGATGAGCCGACGAATGGACTTGACCCGTCTGGGATTCAGGAAATTCGCGGACTGATTAAACGATTGCCGCAGGAGCAAGGGATTACTGTCGTAGTATCCAGTCACTTGCTTAGTGAAATTGAGCAAATGGCGGATACCGTAGGGATCATTCGTCAAGGGCAAATGGTGTACCAAGATAGTATAACGAATCTGCAGCGGCAAGCCGGGGGAGAAATGCGTTTAGCAGTCTCGGACCCGGAGGCCGCGCTTCGTCTTGCTGAAGAACGGGGGTACGCAGGGCTACTTCAAGACCAAAAGCTAGTCTTCTCCCGGATGATCGATGCAAGAGTTGCCTTGCTAGTCAAAGCCTTGGTAGAGAATGGGCATGCTATTTATCGTGTAGAGGAGCGGAGACAATCACTTGAGGACTTCTTCCTGCAGGTTGTAGGAGGAGAGGAATCATGATGTGGCGGGCACTGTCGGCGGATTGGCTCAAAATCCGTGGCAAGGGACTCTGGTTTCTAGTGTTTCTTGGACCGCTTGGACTTGTAGCCATGCAAGGCTTGAACTTCGGCCTTCGTTATGATTATCTTCGCGAGCAGTATAGCGCGGATTTATGGGGTGGACTTCTGAACAATGTGGCTGCATTTGTGCCCATTGCTCTTTTTCTCGGAGGGACCTTAGTATGCTCGTTGATTGCAAATGTAGAACATCAGATGAGCTCGTGGAAGCAGCTCTTGGCGCTACCTATCTCACGTACTTCAGTATTTATGGCTAAGCTGGTGTTATGTTTGGTGCTAGTGGCGGTTTCTTGTTTGCTGCTTTCGGTGGGTACAGTTGGTTTAGGGCTTGTTTTGGGCTTCAAGGTAGAACTGATTCCTTATTTGGATGTGTTACGAATTGGTTTTATGTCCTATATCGCGGCGTTGCCGGTAATTGCCTTGCAGCTGTGGCTTTCTCTGGCTAACCGAAATCAGACATTGCCGGTCGCTCTGGGGATTACCTTATCTCTGGTATCTATCTTTTCTATGTTACTTTCAGAATGGGTTCCCTTAACATGGCCCTATATGGCTTGGGACTCTTCTCATCGTCTCTTATTTAGCGGCGCAGGGTTGCTGCTGGGGCTGCTGATTCTTTTGCCGGGTGCACTGCACTTCGCACGAAAGGATGTGGATTAACGATGAATTCATTTTGGAGAGTATTATCCTCAGAACGATTAAAAATGTCTAAATCATATGTCTGGCTTTTAGTTATAGGCAGTCCGATTTTAGCATTACTTCCCGGGGCATTGGCAGATAACGAAGGGGAGAAGATGAGTTGGGAACTGCTGTTAAATGTGATGTCCATGATGCATGCCTTGCTGTTTCTACCTGTACTCTCGGGTATTTTCGCCGCGCTGATCTGTCGTTATGAACATCATGACGGGGGCTGGAAGATGTTGCTGTCTCTGCCTGTGACTCGGTTATCAGTATACCTTTCAAAATATGTGATGATTATCGGATTGCTGGCTGCGGTCCAACTAACGTTCCTGGTGATGGTGCTGGGAATGGGTTTATTCCGAGATATTCCGGGTTCAATCCCTTGGTCGCTGCTACTTAGCTCGGTATTTGGCGGCTTTGTTGCCTGTCTGCCACTCGCTGCACTGCAGCTGGCTATCTCTCAAGGCTGGAGCAGTTTCGGCGCACCGCTGGCGCTTAATGTGAGTCTGACCATTCCTAATATGCTGATCGCCAATTCTTCAACCTATGGTCCTTATTATCCCTGGGTACAACCGATGTTGGCTATGATGCCGTATGGTGATGACACGTTTGGGGCTTTTAATTTACCGTTCGAAACGCTGATGATGGTAGTGGGCGGAAGCTTCATTGTCTTTTTTATGGCAGGACTGATCTCCTTTTATCGTAAAGCGGTCTGATATGCAACTCGGAGTGTACACACGCCTTCTCAATGGACATCCA
This Paenibacillus sp. FSL R5-0345 DNA region includes the following protein-coding sequences:
- a CDS encoding HAMP domain-containing sensor histidine kinase encodes the protein MRGLGRIRKQRNSSLLSGYLLIIVSALLFIPVVLPLSFVLYNMVNEVTKGAPPVDTSLYSSVAALETMWHKEALQLEDASSEGINERLYELSRKYTEATMFWVDGQGMTQLILTPDEGNPDHGSGVPEQWTAAEAIFFMKESTKRDPLAIVAFMGDRVDAGKGFMVMQIPNKLLNKGAYGGVGAWALYYFVLFVLFGGFALVSLLFFRKIRKRLLQLQTAMTITGPDRMPRPIATGKLDEIGRLEEAFNTMVVKLDESRRRELEEEELRKRLVSNLSHDLRTPLTVIRSHIHVMTKESLTPKGQQSLQLMDERIADLSVLIENLLSYNLLSSGRITLKPERKDVLRLLRESAAAWYPVWEKEGFEIDIDLEAEPLIWMVDEVWFRRILDNLFQNIVRHANSGLYVGISTESRNGQRVILITDHGRGIQSPSDYKGAGLGLSIVDLLMKHMELEWDMESTGDGTSIVIFNPRDEI
- a CDS encoding response regulator transcription factor; the encoded protein is MTVTLLYIEDDHEIGSVVSADLSDRGYSVRWLRSGEGATEEAAPCHLAILDVMLPGLDGFTVGQRLKRVYPKLPILMLSARTSIDDKLQGLEFADDYLTKPFHPDELAARIEVLLRRNGAAVQDSLALKHLVVYEGDNRVINAQTQEEIMLTGKQFQIFSYLLRHLGQIMTKEQIYETVWGESYIEGDKTLMVHIRYLREKLELDPGNPEIIETVRGIGYRVRA
- a CDS encoding ABC transporter ATP-binding protein — encoded protein: MKETVIETKDLLKKYRGRAAVENLNLNIRKGEIYGFLGPNGAGKTTTIRMLLGLITPTSGGIEVFGQDLRKHKLQILRKVGSLVESPSYYGHLSAVDNLEAIRRILGAPKSRIAEVLDIVSLTGEEKRPVKGFSLGMKQRLGIAAALLGEPELLILDEPTNGLDPSGIQEIRGLIKRLPQEQGITVVVSSHLLSEIEQMADTVGIIRQGQMVYQDSITNLQRQAGGEMRLAVSDPEAALRLAEERGYAGLLQDQKLVFSRMIDARVALLVKALVENGHAIYRVEERRQSLEDFFLQVVGGEES
- a CDS encoding MFS transporter; its protein translation is MKKLIWIGCLSYFVIGLAHVVLGSILPVLLQHYDQNYSAGGQLIFSQFAGFLAGVLVSPLLNRRFGKRGGIIIATALLLTAEIAYAFLPPWEWMYVIAVAAGFGFGMIEAVIGTIIIGAVIEGTAIAMSRLEVLFGIGALVMPLIASPLIATGAWRLAFLIVAGFSFISLILWGRGHFGNLQRILDERAPRKVSVSAHSSQSSTQLPYKGKQWILLGIFILFFFLYVGTEMSLVNFMPAIFIAKLGMTESAAALTVTFFWLAMSTGRLFAGVIAERISYRVYILSSCLLTLLLLALFPFTDNRLAAFIVIMLLGLFMSGIFSIALVFSSKMLPGAEESTPSIMIAAGGVGGALLPLFMGWSMDHLKVAQTAGLLAGFAAFLFLLSIATWRFQSRQAVQRKSSSI
- a CDS encoding ABC transporter permease, whose product is MNSFWRVLSSERLKMSKSYVWLLVIGSPILALLPGALADNEGEKMSWELLLNVMSMMHALLFLPVLSGIFAALICRYEHHDGGWKMLLSLPVTRLSVYLSKYVMIIGLLAAVQLTFLVMVLGMGLFRDIPGSIPWSLLLSSVFGGFVACLPLAALQLAISQGWSSFGAPLALNVSLTIPNMLIANSSTYGPYYPWVQPMLAMMPYGDDTFGAFNLPFETLMMVVGGSFIVFFMAGLISFYRKAV
- a CDS encoding ABC transporter permease, yielding MMWRALSADWLKIRGKGLWFLVFLGPLGLVAMQGLNFGLRYDYLREQYSADLWGGLLNNVAAFVPIALFLGGTLVCSLIANVEHQMSSWKQLLALPISRTSVFMAKLVLCLVLVAVSCLLLSVGTVGLGLVLGFKVELIPYLDVLRIGFMSYIAALPVIALQLWLSLANRNQTLPVALGITLSLVSIFSMLLSEWVPLTWPYMAWDSSHRLLFSGAGLLLGLLILLPGALHFARKDVD
- a CDS encoding pyridoxamine 5'-phosphate oxidase family protein is translated as MDNKQLEQLIIRALDDNKFGSFGTIEEGNKPKVRYMAIFHEGLKIYLATNRKTHKVEELSNNPNAFLLLGYESGGSKDVLEIEATVAVSKDEGLRTKVWNKELEPWFTGPDDPNYVILELTPTRIEYVGSNKEHGVWTP